GGGACGTCGCCGGCCACGGCGCGCGCCACGATCGAGGCCTCCACGGCGCGGAACGCGTCCTCGCCGTGGGCCTCGAAGTACTCCGTGATCGGGCCGTTCTCCAGAACGAAGACCTCGTCCGTGTCCACGTACTCGCCCTGGAGCAACGCCGCCAGGGCCCGTCCCACGGCGCTCTTCCCGGCCGCCATGGGGCCGACCAGGACGATCGCCGTGCTGTCTGCTGCCTCATCAGAAGGCATGTGGGGCTCCCTGTGTTTCAGTTGCCGTATCAGTGGCCGGAGGAGCTGAGCTCCTCCGGGATGGCTGCCAGGTAGTTCTGGAGGTTGCGGCGGGTCTCGGCCACCGAGTCGCCGCCGAACTTCTCCAGCATGGCCTCGGCGAGGACCAGGGCCACCATGGCCTCGGCGACGACGCCGGCCGCGGGCACGGCACAGACGTCCGAGCGCTGGTGGTGGGCCTTCGCCGCTTCGCCCGTCGTGACGTCCACGGTCTGGAGGGCGCGGGGCACGGTGGCGATCGGCTTCATGGCGGCGCGGACGCGCAGCACGGTCCCGATGCTCATGCCGCCTTCGATGCCGCCGGCGCGGTTGCTCAGGCGGGAGATCTCGCCGTTCTCGTCCTTGACCATCTCGTCATGCGCAGCGGAGCCACGTCGGGCCGCCGTGGCGAAGCCGTCGCCGACCTCCACGCCCTTGATGGCCTGGATGCCCATGAGCGCGGACGCCAGGCGGGCGTCCAGGCGACGGTCCCAGTGCACGTAGCTGCCGAGTCCCGGGGGAAGCCCGTAGGCGAGGACCTCGACGACACCGCCGAGGGTCTCGCCCTCCTTGTGAGCGGCATCCACCTCGGCCACCATGGCGTCCGAGGTCTCGCGGTCGAAGCAGCGCAGCGGATCGGCGTCGAGGGCGATCAGATCCGACGGCGCGGGCAGCGGCGTGCCCTCCGGCACGGCGACGGTCCCCACCGCGGTGGTGTGGCTGATGAGCTCCACGCCGAGCTGGCGGAGGAACTTCGCGGCCACGGTGCCGAGGGCGACGCGGGTGGCCGTCTCGCGGGCGCTGGCGCGCTCCAGGACGGGGCGGGCCTCCGGGAAGCCGTACTTCTGCATGCCGGTGAAGTCGGCGTGACCCGGACGCGGCCGCGTCAGAGGAGCGTTGCGGGCCGAGTTCGCCAGCTCCTCCGGATCCACGGGATCTGCGGACATGACGCGCTCCCACTTGGGCCATTCGGTGTTGCCCACCTCGATGGCCACGGGGCCGCCCTGAGTCAGGCCGTGCCGGACACCACCGATGATGGTGACCTCATCCTGCTCGAACTTCATCCGGGCGCCGCGGCCATAGCCGAGACGGCGCCGGGCGAGGGCGTCACGGACGTCCTCACTCGACAGTTCGACGCCTGCCGGGACGCCTTCGACGATCCCGACAAGCGCGGGGCCATGAGACTCACCAGCGGTTAACCAACGAAACATATGTCCATCCTGCCATGCTTGTGTCCGGTCACCCGCGTCGGGGTGCGTTCACTGCGTCACACATCGCGTCAATGACGCGAGGGGCCTTCTCGGGCCCGTTTCCGGTAAAGAGAAGCACTTGTTCGACCGCCTGGTAGAGCAGCATCTCCAGGCCCGGCACCACCGTCCCGCCCCGGGCGGACCACGCGGACGCCAGGGCGCTGGGCCACGGCTCGTAGGCGACGTCCAGCAGCACGGGCGGCACGTCACCGGACGATGCGGCACTCCCCTGCGCCGCCAGCTGAGCCGCCAGGCCGTCCGCGGCGCGCGGCGGCAGCGTCGAGATCACGACGTCGTACTCCGCCAGGCTGCCGGTCGCCGAGTCATAGGGCAGGAGACTGAGCCGCACCCCGCTCGCGTCTGCGGCGCCGAACGCCTCCGCCGCACGGCTCTCGTCCCGTGCGAAGAGGACCACGTCGCGGTGGCCCAGACGGGACAGGGCCGTGATCGCGGCCGCCGAGGTCCCGCCGGCGCCCAGAATCGCCGCGCGGCGTCCGAGGGTGACCCCGTCGCCGGGCACACCGTGGAGGGTCGGCAGGCCCGCCGCGTTCCGGAGGGCGTTCACGATGCCCGTGACATCCGTGTTGTGGCCCGTGAGACGGATGGCGCCGTCGACGCCGGTCTCGATGACCACGGTGTTCAGCACCCCGAGTTCGGCGGCCGCGCCCACGCACTCGTCCACTTCCGAGACCATCGCCCTTTTGAGCGGCATGGTGACGGACAGACCGCACCAGGCCGGCTCGCGGCGCACTCCGGCCATGAAGGCGGCCAGTTCCGGCTCGTCCACATCCACCGCGGTGTATTCGGCATCGAATCCGAGCACACGGTACGCCGCGTTGTGCAGCGCGGGCGACTTCGAGTGGGAGATGGGATGCCCGAGGACCGCGGCCCTGCGCATCATTGGCAACGTCCTGCGTTGGCGCTGCACCACTCCTGGTAGAGCGCCACATTGCGATTGTGCTCGTCCAGGGTCTTGGCGAAGCGGGTCTCCCCCGTGTCCAGGTTGATCGTGACCCAGAACAGGTAATCGGACGCCTTCGGATGGGCTGCCGCATCGATCGCCAGCTTGCCCGGGGAACCGATGGGACCCACCGGAAGTCCGGGGTTCGCATAGGTGTTGTACGGGTTGCTCTTGTCCTGCTTCTCCGCCGGCGTGAGCTCGTAGCTCTTCCGGCCGAGTCCATAGGTCACGGTGGCGTCCGACTGGATGAAACCGACCGTCTGCGCGTTGTGCTTCAGGCGGTTCATCACGGCCCCGGCCACGGTCGGGTAGTCGGCGCGTCCGGCCTCGGCCTGGACGATCGAGGCGATGGTCAGCATGCGGTACTGCTCGTCCGGATCGGTCACGCCCTGAGCCTTGAGCTCGTCCTGCGTGGCCTTGACGAGCTGTCCGAGAACCTGCTTCGCGGTGCTGCCCAGGGCGAAGCGGTACTCGCCGGGGAACAGGTAGCCTTCCAGGTTCTTGGCCTTCGAGGACACGCCGAACTGCGCCGGCGCATCGGCGAGCTTCTTCAGGTCCGCGATCTCCAGGCCGGTGCCCTTGGCGATCGCGTCGAGGGACTCATTGAGCCGCAGGCCCGCCGACAGCGGGACGTAGGACACCTTGTCGTTGCCGCTCGCGGCGAAGACGCTGACGGCGTCCGCTGACTTCATCTCCTTGCGGAAGGTGTACTTGCCCGGGGACAGCGTGACGCCCGACTCGCCGAACGCCTTGATGAACGTCCCCGCGTCGGCCACGACCCCCTCCTCCTTGAGGGAATTGGCCACCTGGGTGACGGATGAACCCTGCGCGACCTCGACGGACACGGAACCCGTTCCGGGGCCCGGGTAGTCGGTCACGCGGCCCCAGCCGAGGCTCGGCCCGATGAACTGGAACGCGGCGAATGCTCCGCCGGCCACGAGCAGGAAGGACAGGAGGACGGCCACCCAGCCACGCACGCGCCGGTGCTTGCGGGGGCTCGCCACCTCCTCCTGGAACGCGGTCTTGACGGGCGCTTCCTCGTCATGACCGGGCTCGGACGAGTGGATGAAGTGAAAACTGTGCGCCGCGGCGGCCTCGTGCTGGCCGTGGTGCTGGGACTCGACGTCCTCAGCGGTGGACGCCTCCACCGTGTCCGCAGGCGCTTCCGCCCGACCGCCCGGCGTGCCGGTGGGCCGGTGCCCGTGGGCCAAGGGGTGGAGCCGGGTGTGCGTCGGCTCCGGGTAGAAATGCTGAGCGTGCGCCGTGGCGGGGACGGGCGCGATCCGGGAACCCGGGGCGGCCTCCGCGCGGCCGTGGCCGCCCTCGGTGGACGACGACGCCGCCCGGCTCTCGGCGTCGGCCGCCGGCTCGGTGGCACGGGCGCTCTCCTGCGGGAGGTCGCGGGAGAGCGCGGCTTTCGCCTTCGCGGCCAGAGCGCTCTCGGTGGCGGCCTTGTCCGCCTGAATCTTGTCGGCTTCAACCTTGTCGGCCTGGAGCTTCTCGGCGCGAGCCCTCTCCGCGGCAGCCTTGTCGGCCTGGAGCTTGTCCGCCTGGAGCTTCTCGGCGCGAACCTTCTCCGCCCGTGCCCGCTCGGCCGCTGCCCGCTCCGCTTCGGCTCGTTCAGCAGCCGCCTTTTCAGCGGCCTTCTCCGCCTGGGCTTTCGCCGCAGCGATCCGCGCGGCGGCAGCCTTCTCGGCAGCGGCCCGTTCAGCCTGGGCCTTCTCTTCCGCGGCGCGCTCGAGACGCGCCTTCTCGGCCTGCACCTTCTCGGCAGCCGCACGCTCCGCGGCGATCCGTTCGGCCTCGGCCTTTTCGGTCCGGGCCCGCTCCGCGGCGGCGACACGCTCGGACACGATGCGCTCCGCCCGCGCCTGTTCGGCGGCGGCCTTCTCGGCAGCCGCACGCTCGGCGGCCGCCTGGTCGTCTACGGGCGTGCCGTCCTGGCGCGGCGAGGAGTCGCGTCGTCGCGGCAGCTCGTCCTGCTCCTGGTCAAAGGGAGCTGCGGCCCGCGCGGCACGCTCCTGTTCCTCGCGCTGGGCGAGGAGACGTTCCCGCGCGCGGAGTTCCCGCCGGGTCAGCGGCATGCCCTCCGCGGCCATAGGACCGTCAGCCCGGGACGGCATGTCACCAGGCTCTTTGTTGTCCGTGCTCACGTACGGGTGCCTCCATCACTTTCCTCGCGGGTGGCGGAATGGGCGCGCACCGGCGTCCCCACTTCAGGTCCTTGGCGTTTCTGCATGTCAAGCGCATGCTGGAGGATGTTCACCGCCGCCACCTGATCCACCACTTTACGATGTTCACGGCCGTCCATTCCAGCTTCGCGAAGCGTCCGGTGCGCCGTGACGGTGGTCAGACGCTCGTCGAGCATCGCCACGGAACACTCCACAGAGGCTTCCTGGAGCCGGTCGGCGAGGATCTGAGCGTAGTCCAGCGCCATCTGCGTGGACTGGCTCTCCCCGCCGCGCAACGTGCGCGGCAGGCCGACGAAGGCCCAGCGCACCTGGCGCTCGACGATCTGCCGGACGATCACCGTGATGTCCGAGTTCTTCTTGCTGTCACGCTGCAAGGTCTTGAAGGGGGTGGCCAGGATCCCGTCCGGATCGCTGACGGCCACCCCGACCCTCACCAGGCCGACGTCGATCCCCAGGCGGACGCCCCGAGGAGCGTCCGCCGGGGACGTCTGTGCATGGTCTTCCATCCCTGCCTAGCGGTTGCGGATCGCGTCGACGATGGCGGTCAGCGCGGCGGGGATCTTCGCGGCGTCGGTGCCACCGCCCTGGGCGATGTCGTCCTTGCCGCCGCCACCGCCGACGAGGATCCCGGCGGCCGTGCGGACCAGCGCACCGGCCTTGACACCCGCGGACCGGGCTTCGTCGTTGGTGGCGACCAGGACCACGGGACGGCCGTTCGCCACACCGGCCACGGCCACCGTGGCCGCTGCGCTGCCGAGGCGGCCGCGGAGGTCCAGCACGAGCGAGCGGAGGTCGTCCGCGCCGCCGACCGTGCCGGCGTCGTGCGCGATCACGCGGACGCCGTTCGCATCGCTGGCGCTGTTCAGCAGCGTGGCGGCCTGAGCGGCGAGCTGTTCCTTGCGCAGGCGGTCGAGTTCCTTCTCCGCGGCCTTGAGCTTGCTCAGCGTCGCGCCGATGCGCTCGGACAGCTGGCCGGAGGGGACCTTGAACATCTCGCTGAGCTCGGTCACCAGGGCGCGCTCGGCGGCGAAGTGGCGGAATGCCTCCATACCCACGAAGGCCTCCACCCGGCGGTTGCCCGAGCCGACGGACTGCTCGCCCAGCAGGTTCAGGCTGCCGATCCGCGAGGTGCTGCCCACGTGGGTGCCACCGCAGAGTTCACGGGACCAGGCGCCGTCGATCTCCACGACACGGACTTCACTGCCGTAGTTCTCGCCGAAGAGGGCCATGGCGCCGAGAGCCTTCGCCTGCTCCAGGCCCATCACCGAGGTCTTCACCTCGAAGTTGTTCCGGATGGCGAGGTTGGCCACTTCCTCGATCTCGCTCTTGGTGGCGCCGGAGAGCTGCTCACCCCAGGCGAAGTCGAAGCGGAGGTAGCCGGCCTTGTTGAAGGAGCCGCGCTGGGTGGCTTCCTTGCCCAGGATCTGGTGCAGAGCGGCGTGGACCAGGTGCGTGGCGGTGTGCGCCTGCTCGCCGGCATGACGACGCTCCGCGTCCACGGCGGCGCGCACGATGGCGTCCGAGGAGATCTCACCCTCGCGGACCAGTGCCTTGTGCACGGAGAGCCCCTTGACCGGGCGCTGGACGTCCAGCACCTCGACTACGAAGCCGTCGCCCGTGATCAGACCGGTGTCGGCGGCCTGGCCACCGGCCTCCGCGTAGAAGGGGGTCTCCGCGAGAACCAGTTCGATCTCGTCACCCGTGGAGGCGTGTCCCGTGCGGGCGCCGCCGCTGAGCAGCGCGCGGACGCGGGACTCGGTCTCCAGCTCGTCGTAGCCGGTGAACACGGTCTCGCCGTCGGCCAGGATGTCGCGGAAGACCGTGACGTCGGCGTGGCCGCCCTTCTTGGCCTTGGCATCCGCCTGGGCGCGCTGACGCTGCTCCTGCATGAGAGTGCGGAACTGCTTCTCGTCGACGGCGACGCCGGCCTCCTCGGCCATCTCGAGCGTCAGATCGATCGGGAAGCCGTACGTGTCGTGCAGGGCGAAGGCGTCCTCGCCGGAGAGCGAAGCGCCCTGGGACTTCGCCTGGACCACGGCCTCGTCGAGACGAGCGGTGCCGGAGGCGATGGTGCGCAGGAACGCCCGCTCCTCGGCGTAGGCGATCCGGGAGATCCGGTCGAACTCGAGCTCGACCACCGGGTACACGCCCTTCATGGCGTCGCGGGAGGCGGGCAGGAGCTCCGGCAGGCAGGCCTGCTCGACGCCCAGCAGGCGCATCGAGCGGACCGCACGGCGGATCAGGCGGCGCAGCACGTAACCGCGGCCCTCGTTGGACGGGGTGACGCCGTCGGCGATCAGCATGAGGGCGGAGCGGACGTGGTCCGCCACGACGCGCATGCGGACGTCATCGGTGTGGTGCGGGTCCTCGGGGCTCTCGGCGGAGGTGTACTCCTTGCCGGAGAGCTCGGAGGCCTTGTCGATCACGGGGCGGACCTGGTCCGTCTCGTACATGTTCTCCACGCCCTGCAGGATCATGGCGAGACGCTCCATGCCGAGGCCGGTGTCGATGTTCTTCTTGGGCAGCTCGCCGACGATGTCGAAGTCCACCTTCGACTTCACATTGTCGATCTGGTACTGCATGAAGACCAGGTTCCAGATCTCCACATAGCGGTTGTCGTCGGCCTCGGGGCCGCCCTCGATGCCGTACGCGGGTCCGCGGTCGTAGTAGATCTCCGAGCAGGGGCCGGCGGGGCCGGGCTGGCCGGTGGACCAGTAGTTGTCGCTCTTGCCCATGCGCTGGATGCGCTCGGCCGGGATCGCGGTGTGCTCAAGCCAGAGGTCGCGGGCCTCGTCGTCGTCCTCGTAGACCGTGACCCAGAGCTTCTCCTCGGGCAGGCCGTAGCCGCCGTCCTCCACCGGGCTGGTCAGCAGCTCATAGGCGAACTTGATGGCGTCTTCCTTGAAGTAGTCGCCGAAAGAGAAGTTGCCGCACATCTGGAAGAAGGTGCCGTGGCGTGCGGTCTTGCCGACCTCTTCGATGTCACCGGTGCGGATGCACTTCTGGACGCTCGTGGCGCGGCTGTACGGAGGGGTCTCCTGCGCGGTCAGGTACGGGATGAAGGGAACCATGCCGGCCACGGTGAAGAGCAGGCTGGGGTCGTTCGAGACCAACGAGGCGGACGGCACCGCAGTGTGGCCCTTGGAGACGAAAAAGTCCACCCAGCGCTTGGTGATTTCCTGCGACTTCATGAGGAAGTGAGTTCCCTTCGGCGTGACTCGGGCGGATGCCCGGTGATGCATGGTGGCGGACCAGCTGTCCGCCGCGTTCAATTGTGCCTTCATGGCCGCCCCGGGAGCCAATCCCGCGGCCGGTTTCCGCGCCTGGTCCGGAGGCGCAGCGATCAGGTGCGACGGCGGGAGACGGCCGCCGTCGCGCGTGTCAGGACCGCTTGTCGTCCAGGGCGAGGGCCGCCCGGAGTTCGTCCTCACGCTCGCGCATGCCGTCCCGCACCTGATCGGCGAAGTGATAGATGCTGTCGCTCAGACGCCCGACCGCACGGTTCAGGCCTTCCGGGCCGACGGCGTCGCGGGCTTCGGAGAGCTTACGGAAGACCACCACGCCCAGCGCGGCGCCGACTCCCAGCCAGAGAATTCGTTTCATCGTCTGTCCTTTCCGCGATTCAGCGGCTGCGACGGCCGGCGGGGCGCTGCGAGCCCTGCTTGCGCGCCGACAGGGCCGAACGGACACCGTGGCTGAAGGCAGCCACCTTGATCAGCGGGCCGCCCACGGTCGCCGAGATGAGCGAGGA
This portion of the Arthrobacter woluwensis genome encodes:
- the mltG gene encoding endolytic transglycosylase MltG produces the protein MPSRADGPMAAEGMPLTRRELRARERLLAQREEQERAARAAAPFDQEQDELPRRRDSSPRQDGTPVDDQAAAERAAAEKAAAEQARAERIVSERVAAAERARTEKAEAERIAAERAAAEKVQAEKARLERAAEEKAQAERAAAEKAAAARIAAAKAQAEKAAEKAAAERAEAERAAAERARAEKVRAEKLQADKLQADKAAAERARAEKLQADKVEADKIQADKAATESALAAKAKAALSRDLPQESARATEPAADAESRAASSSTEGGHGRAEAAPGSRIAPVPATAHAQHFYPEPTHTRLHPLAHGHRPTGTPGGRAEAPADTVEASTAEDVESQHHGQHEAAAAHSFHFIHSSEPGHDEEAPVKTAFQEEVASPRKHRRVRGWVAVLLSFLLVAGGAFAAFQFIGPSLGWGRVTDYPGPGTGSVSVEVAQGSSVTQVANSLKEEGVVADAGTFIKAFGESGVTLSPGKYTFRKEMKSADAVSVFAASGNDKVSYVPLSAGLRLNESLDAIAKGTGLEIADLKKLADAPAQFGVSSKAKNLEGYLFPGEYRFALGSTAKQVLGQLVKATQDELKAQGVTDPDEQYRMLTIASIVQAEAGRADYPTVAGAVMNRLKHNAQTVGFIQSDATVTYGLGRKSYELTPAEKQDKSNPYNTYANPGLPVGPIGSPGKLAIDAAAHPKASDYLFWVTINLDTGETRFAKTLDEHNRNVALYQEWCSANAGRCQ
- the ruvX gene encoding Holliday junction resolvase RuvX, producing MEDHAQTSPADAPRGVRLGIDVGLVRVGVAVSDPDGILATPFKTLQRDSKKNSDITVIVRQIVERQVRWAFVGLPRTLRGGESQSTQMALDYAQILADRLQEASVECSVAMLDERLTTVTAHRTLREAGMDGREHRKVVDQVAAVNILQHALDMQKRQGPEVGTPVRAHSATREESDGGTRT
- a CDS encoding DUF6167 family protein, producing MKRILWLGVGAALGVVVFRKLSEARDAVGPEGLNRAVGRLSDSIYHFADQVRDGMREREDELRAALALDDKRS
- the aroC gene encoding chorismate synthase — its product is MFRWLTAGESHGPALVGIVEGVPAGVELSSEDVRDALARRRLGYGRGARMKFEQDEVTIIGGVRHGLTQGGPVAIEVGNTEWPKWERVMSADPVDPEELANSARNAPLTRPRPGHADFTGMQKYGFPEARPVLERASARETATRVALGTVAAKFLRQLGVELISHTTAVGTVAVPEGTPLPAPSDLIALDADPLRCFDRETSDAMVAEVDAAHKEGETLGGVVEVLAYGLPPGLGSYVHWDRRLDARLASALMGIQAIKGVEVGDGFATAARRGSAAHDEMVKDENGEISRLSNRAGGIEGGMSIGTVLRVRAAMKPIATVPRALQTVDVTTGEAAKAHHQRSDVCAVPAAGVVAEAMVALVLAEAMLEKFGGDSVAETRRNLQNYLAAIPEELSSSGH
- a CDS encoding shikimate dehydrogenase, giving the protein MMRRAAVLGHPISHSKSPALHNAAYRVLGFDAEYTAVDVDEPELAAFMAGVRREPAWCGLSVTMPLKRAMVSEVDECVGAAAELGVLNTVVIETGVDGAIRLTGHNTDVTGIVNALRNAAGLPTLHGVPGDGVTLGRRAAILGAGGTSAAAITALSRLGHRDVVLFARDESRAAEAFGAADASGVRLSLLPYDSATGSLAEYDVVISTLPPRAADGLAAQLAAQGSAASSGDVPPVLLDVAYEPWPSALASAWSARGGTVVPGLEMLLYQAVEQVLLFTGNGPEKAPRVIDAMCDAVNAPRRG
- the alaS gene encoding alanine--tRNA ligase, which codes for MKSQEITKRWVDFFVSKGHTAVPSASLVSNDPSLLFTVAGMVPFIPYLTAQETPPYSRATSVQKCIRTGDIEEVGKTARHGTFFQMCGNFSFGDYFKEDAIKFAYELLTSPVEDGGYGLPEEKLWVTVYEDDDEARDLWLEHTAIPAERIQRMGKSDNYWSTGQPGPAGPCSEIYYDRGPAYGIEGGPEADDNRYVEIWNLVFMQYQIDNVKSKVDFDIVGELPKKNIDTGLGMERLAMILQGVENMYETDQVRPVIDKASELSGKEYTSAESPEDPHHTDDVRMRVVADHVRSALMLIADGVTPSNEGRGYVLRRLIRRAVRSMRLLGVEQACLPELLPASRDAMKGVYPVVELEFDRISRIAYAEERAFLRTIASGTARLDEAVVQAKSQGASLSGEDAFALHDTYGFPIDLTLEMAEEAGVAVDEKQFRTLMQEQRQRAQADAKAKKGGHADVTVFRDILADGETVFTGYDELETESRVRALLSGGARTGHASTGDEIELVLAETPFYAEAGGQAADTGLITGDGFVVEVLDVQRPVKGLSVHKALVREGEISSDAIVRAAVDAERRHAGEQAHTATHLVHAALHQILGKEATQRGSFNKAGYLRFDFAWGEQLSGATKSEIEEVANLAIRNNFEVKTSVMGLEQAKALGAMALFGENYGSEVRVVEIDGAWSRELCGGTHVGSTSRIGSLNLLGEQSVGSGNRRVEAFVGMEAFRHFAAERALVTELSEMFKVPSGQLSERIGATLSKLKAAEKELDRLRKEQLAAQAATLLNSASDANGVRVIAHDAGTVGGADDLRSLVLDLRGRLGSAAATVAVAGVANGRPVVLVATNDEARSAGVKAGALVRTAAGILVGGGGGKDDIAQGGGTDAAKIPAALTAIVDAIRNR